The DNA segment GCCGGCCCCAACGTCAATGGCGAAATCTATCCGGGCTGGCGCAACCCGAAGGCCTTTGTCGTGGTGTCCGACGTCTATCCGACGGTGTCCGCGCTGTCGGCCGACCTTATCCTGCCCTGCGCGATGTGGATGGAAAAGGAAGGCATGTTCGGCAATGCCGAGCGGCGCGGCCAGATGTGGCGGCAACAGGTCAAGGCGCCGGGCGACTGCAAGTCGGACCTGTGGCAATACATGGAGTTCTCCAAGCGCTTCAAGGTCGAGGAAGTCTGGCCGGCCGACTTGCTGGCCAAGGCGCCGGAACTCAAGGGCAAGACCCTGTACGACGTGCTCTACGCCAACGGCCAGGTCAACAAGTTCCCCAAGGAAGAAACAGCGAAGGTTAACGCCCACGCGATTCCCGGATACACCAACGACGAGTCCGAGGCCTTCGGCTTCTATGTGCAGAAGGGCCTGTTCGAGGAATATGCCGGTTTCGGTCGCGGTCACGCCCACGATCTGGCCCCGTTCGATACCTATCACAAGGTACGCGGCATGCGCTGGCCGGTGGTGGACGGCAAGGAAACCCTGTGGCGCTTCCGCGAGGGTTACGACCCGTACGTGAAGAAAGGCGAGGGGGTGAAGTTCTACGGCTATCCCGACGGCAAGGCCAAGATATTTGCGCTGCCCTACCAGCCCGCGGCCGAAATGCCGGACAAGGATTTCGACTTGTGGCTGTGTACCGGCCGTGTGCTGGAACACTGGCACACCGGTTCGATGACGCGCCGCGCGCCGGAGCTCTACAAGGCCTTCCCCGACGCGGTGGTGTGGATGCACCCGAAGGATGCCGAGAAGCGCGGGCTCAAGCGCAATGACGTGGTCAAGGTATCCACGCGCCGTGGCGAGATCGAATTGCGGGTCGACACCAAGGGTCGCAACAAACCGCCGGAGGGTTTGATCTTCATCCCCTTCTTCGACGAGCATCGCCTGGTCAACAAGCTCACCCTGGATGCCACCTGTCCGATTTCGAAGGAAACGGACTTCAAGAAGTGCGCCGCCAGGGTGGTCAAGGCCTGATCGAACATGCATGGAGTCGCGGAGGGCGCGGGAAACATGCGCTCTCCGTCCAGCGATCATGGACAACGAGAACACGCCGAGTGCCGCAGCCCGTCGCCAGTTCCTCGCCGATACCGCGCGCATGGCTTGCGGCGTCGGCCTCTTGGGGCTTGGGGTCGGGCTGTATGCGCGACATGCCAAGGCCTTGCCGCCGGCGGCGATCCGGCCGCCCGGCGCCTTGCCGGAAAGCGACTTCTCGGCGGCCTGCATCCGCTGCGGGATGTGCGTGCGCGATTGTCCCTACAACATCCTGCATCTGGCCAAGCCCGAGGAGCCGATGTCGACCGGCACGCCTTACTTCGTCGCGCGCCAGTTGCCTTGCGAGATGTGCGAGGACATTCCGTGCGTGAAGGCCTGCCCGACCGGGGCGCTCGATCACTCGTTGAAGGACATCAACAAGTCCAAGATGGGACTCGCGGTGCTGGTCGACCACGAAACCTGCCTCAATTTCCTCGGCTTGCGCTGCGACATCTGCTACCGCGTCTGCCCGGTGATCGACAAGGCCATCACGCTCGATCCGCAGACCAACGCGCGCACCGGCAAGCACACCCTGTTCATTCCGGTGGTGCATTCCGACCACTGCACCGGATGCGGCAAGTGCGAGAAGGCCTGCCCCACCGAGGTGGCTTCGATCAAGGTGTTCCCGCTCTACATGGCCAAGGGCCAGCTCAGCTCGCACTATCGCCTGGGCTGGGTGGAAAAGGAAAAAGCCGGCGGCAGCCTGGTGGCGCCGGACGTCGAGCATCAGTACAACATGCCCGAGGGCATGAAGTATGAGAGCGGCAAGGGACTGTCGGGAAGTCCGGGCGCCGTCCCGCCAGCGCCGACTCCCGGGCCGGTCGGCTTGCCCAAGGCCTTCCAGGGGGGCAAGCTGTGAACTCTGCCCTGAAAACTTCGCCCATGCGTCCCGGCGTCGAAGCCGTTGCCGCGAAAGGCTGGTTCGCCGCGCACAAATGGCTGATCCTGCGGCGCAGCAGCCAGATTGGAATTCTGTTGCTGTTCCTCGTCGGCCCCTGGTTCGGTTGGTGGATCGTCAAGGGCAATCTGAATTTCAGCTACACGCTGAACTTCCTGCCGCTGACCGATCCCTACGTCATCCTCCAGTCGGTGCTGGCAAGGCAGGTGCCGGAGAAACTGGCGCTGACCGGCGTGGTCATCGTGCTGCTGTTCTATCTGCTGGTCGGCGGCCGCAGTTATTGTTCCTGGGTGTGCCCGGTCAACCTGCTGACCGATGCCGCCTACTGGATGCGCGTGCGGCTTGGGCTAAAGGGCAGCGCGCACATCAGCCGGCCGACGCGCTACTGGATGCTCGGCATGACGCTGGTGGCGGCAGCGGTGACCGGCAGCATCGCCTGGGAAATGGTCAATCCGGTGTCGATGATGCATCGCGGATTGTTCTTCGGCCTCGGTCTGGCATGGGCCGTGTTGCTGGCCGTATTCCTCTTCGACCTGTTCGTCATGCGCCACGGCTGGTGCGGCCATCTTTGCCCGGTCGGTGCGTTCTACAGCCTGGTCGGCAGGTTCTCGCTGGCACGCATCAAGCTGCCGGCGCGCGATGCCTGCAACGACTGCATGGACTGTTTCGCCGTCTGCCCCGAACCACAGGTCATCCGGCCGGCGCTGAAAGCCATCGACGGCACGCCGCCGTTGATACTGGAAGCCAACTGCACCAATTGTGGTCGCTGCATCGATGTCTGCTCGAAGGATGTGTTCGCCTTCGGCACCCGTTTCGGCACTACCGTCGCACCTGTTACCGGCGTCCCGCACGCGGCGCCAAAGTGATCAACCTTCAATTTCGTCTGGGGAGTCCATCATGAAGAAAACCGTCACCATCCTTCTGGCATCGTTGCTGACCGTCATTGTCGGTTGCGCCAGCTACGAGCCTCTGGTTTCGATGCGCGGCGCGGACGTCGCCGCGCCGGACAAGGCACCCGCACCGACCAAGTACATGGGTGCGCGGCCCGGCACGCAGCCAACCGTTGCACGGACCTACGCCCAGCAGCCGCCGGTGATTCCGCATGCGGTGGATAACTTCGATGAAGTGACGCTCACCGAAAACCAGTGCATGGACTGCCACGGCCCGGACAATTACGTGAAGAAGAACTCACCGAAGCTGGGCGACAGCCACTTCGTTGCCGCGACCAAGGCTTTCGATGCATCGCGCCATGTCTGCACCAGCTGCCACGTGCCGCAGGCCGATGCGCCCGCGCTGGTCGAAAACCGTTTCATCGGCAACATCAAGTAAGTTTTTCGTCCGGTGGCATTGCGCCGCCGGACGCTATTTCAGGGTGATTGCCGCCGCCGGGCAGGACGCCACGCAGGCGCCGCAGCCCGTGCAGGAGCCGGCATCCACTTCGGGCAGGGGCGGCCCGCCGAGGCGCGGGCTGAAGCGGATGGCGGCCACCGCGCAGGGGTCGCCGCAGACCCGGCATTCCACGCCATGTCTGGCCAGGCAGTTCTCCGCTACCTGCGCCCTGATCGTCCAGGGTGTGGACTCGTTCCCGGCACGCAGCAAGGCGCCGTGTTTGCAGGCTGTCGCGCAGGCACCGCAAAAGCTGCATTCGCCGCGCTTGAAATCCACCTCCGGATAGCCGCGCACCACCACGATGATTCGCGTCGGGCAGACCGGAATGCATTCGCCGCAACGCGAACAGGCACCGAGGAAGGCTTCCTCGGTCAGCGCCCAGGGTGGGCGCTGCGGTGCGCGGCGGGCCTTGAAATCCCCCCGCATAAATTGTCGGCGACTGACCATGGCTTGAGTTTTTGCGAGCTGATGGCGGATTTTGCCTGCGGACAGTCGCTGACGCCACATTGTTCGCGGACCGCCGGATCGGGTTCAAAGTACGGGGCTGCGGGACGCACACAAATTCTCACAATCCGTCCATTGCACAGCCGGTAAGTTAGACTAAGCTAATATTGTCTTCGAGCACAAAGTGATCGAGGCATTTCACTCAACCAAAAGGAAAACATCATGAAGCTCACACATATCGCGCTGCTTGCGTTCCTGGGTGCATCGATTGCAACACCGGTTTTTTCGCAGCCTGCCGGGGGGCAGGGAATGGGTCCCGGGCAAGGCATGGGTCCCGGGCAAGGCATGGGTCCCGGCCAAGGCATGGGTCCGGGAGGCGGCATGGGCCCGGGTCAGGGCATGGGTCCCGGAGGCGGCAAGGCAATGCGCTTCAACTTCGACAAGAACAATACGCCGGGCTGGGCACTGATGAGTGCCGAAGAGCGCACGGCGCATAGCGGCAAGATGCGTGCCGCCAAAACCTACGACGAATGCAAGGCCCTGCAGACCGAACATCACCAGGCCATGGAGGTTCGTGCCAAGGAAAAGGGCGTCACGCTGCCCGCGCCACGCCAGAATGGCTGCGACCGCATGAAGGCTCGCGGCTTCTTCAAGTAAGCGTGTGGCGCGGCGGGCAATGACGAACTTCGCGGGCCGATGAGCGGGCATTCGCACCATCACGGCCCGGCGTCGTTCAGCCGGGCCTTTGCCATCGGCATTGCGCTGAACCTCGGCTTCGTCGTGGTCGAGGCCGTCTATGGCTGGCGCGTCGGCTCGCTGGCCTTGCTGGCCGACGCCGGCCACAACCTGTCGGATGTCGCCGGGCTGGTACTGGCCTGGGTCGCGGCGCTGGCCGCGAGCCGCCAACCCGACCATCGCAATACCTATGGCTGGCAGCGCGCCTCGATTCTTGCGGCCTTTGCCAATGCCGTGCTGCTGCTGGTGGCGATGGGCTCCCTGCTGTGGGAAGCCGCCCACCGCCTGCAATCTCCGGCACCGACCGACGGCTTGACCATCATCGTCATCGCCGCCATCGGCGTGCT comes from the Sulfuritalea hydrogenivorans sk43H genome and includes:
- the napG gene encoding ferredoxin-type protein NapG, which gives rise to MDNENTPSAAARRQFLADTARMACGVGLLGLGVGLYARHAKALPPAAIRPPGALPESDFSAACIRCGMCVRDCPYNILHLAKPEEPMSTGTPYFVARQLPCEMCEDIPCVKACPTGALDHSLKDINKSKMGLAVLVDHETCLNFLGLRCDICYRVCPVIDKAITLDPQTNARTGKHTLFIPVVHSDHCTGCGKCEKACPTEVASIKVFPLYMAKGQLSSHYRLGWVEKEKAGGSLVAPDVEHQYNMPEGMKYESGKGLSGSPGAVPPAPTPGPVGLPKAFQGGKL
- a CDS encoding nitrate reductase cytochrome c-type subunit yields the protein MKKTVTILLASLLTVIVGCASYEPLVSMRGADVAAPDKAPAPTKYMGARPGTQPTVARTYAQQPPVIPHAVDNFDEVTLTENQCMDCHGPDNYVKKNSPKLGDSHFVAATKAFDASRHVCTSCHVPQADAPALVENRFIGNIK
- the napF gene encoding ferredoxin-type protein NapF → MRGDFKARRAPQRPPWALTEEAFLGACSRCGECIPVCPTRIIVVVRGYPEVDFKRGECSFCGACATACKHGALLRAGNESTPWTIRAQVAENCLARHGVECRVCGDPCAVAAIRFSPRLGGPPLPEVDAGSCTGCGACVASCPAAAITLK
- the napH gene encoding quinol dehydrogenase ferredoxin subunit NapH, yielding MRPGVEAVAAKGWFAAHKWLILRRSSQIGILLLFLVGPWFGWWIVKGNLNFSYTLNFLPLTDPYVILQSVLARQVPEKLALTGVVIVLLFYLLVGGRSYCSWVCPVNLLTDAAYWMRVRLGLKGSAHISRPTRYWMLGMTLVAAAVTGSIAWEMVNPVSMMHRGLFFGLGLAWAVLLAVFLFDLFVMRHGWCGHLCPVGAFYSLVGRFSLARIKLPARDACNDCMDCFAVCPEPQVIRPALKAIDGTPPLILEANCTNCGRCIDVCSKDVFAFGTRFGTTVAPVTGVPHAAPK